TGAGGGCGCGCTTGTCCGGGACGACGGCGGAGGTGTGGTTGGCTTGCCACGCTTGTGATCCTGCAGGCTGTCCACATCAGGAATTAAACGCTACGCTGGCTGTTCTCTTTCGTGAGCTGATACAATCGAATCATGGCCATTGCTCCCGCACAGACGTCCGAACTTGTCCGCGCCATCAGTGTGCGGCAGGTGAGGCTCATCTGCGGCGTGATCCTGTTCGCCTACGTGGTCAGTCATTTCCTCAACCATGCGCTCGGCAATATCTCGGTCGAGTCCATGGAGGCCGGGGTCTACTACCACACCCTCTTCTGGCAGTTCCTTCCCGTTTCGATCGTCTTCTATTCGGCGGCGCTCACGCATATGGGGCTCGGCATCTATGCGCTGTATCAGCGCCGCCAGTTCCGCTGGCGGACGATCGAGCCGCTTCAGCTCTTGCTGGGCTTGAGCATCCCCGCGCTGGTGATGGGGCACGTGATCGGCGTACGGCTCGGCTACACGCTCTACGATCATCAGAAGCTCTATCCGCAGGAGCTCTACCTGTTTTTCGTCGCCGCGCCCGGGCGGCTCTGGCAGATGACGATCCTCCTGCTGATCGCCTGGGTGCACGGCTGCATCGGCATCTATTTCTGGCTTCGCCTCAAACCGTTCTTCCCGCGTGCGGCGCCCTACCTGCTCGCCGCCGCCGTGCTGGTCCCGACATTGTCCCTGCTCGGCATCTATCAGGGCGGCCGCAGCGTTGCGATCGAAGCTGATGACCGGGAATGGCGCACGCAGAATCTCGCCCGCCGTCAGGTCGGGACGGTCGCGGAAAACAACACGCTCGACCGCATCACCGGTGGCCTCACCATCGGCTATTTCGGTCTGCTCGCGCTGGCGCTGGCGGCACGCGGCGTGCGGGCCCTGCGCGAGCGGCGCGGCGGCATGGTCGCGCTGTCCTACGGCAACGGCAAGACGGTGCGGGTCCCCAAGGGCCTCTCCGTGCTGGAAGCGAGCCTGCGCCACAATGTGCCGCACGCCAGCGTATGCGGCGGCCGCGCCCGCTGCTCGACTTGTCGCATCCGCATCATCGGCGATCATGGCGCGCTGCCCACCCCGTCGCAGCGCGAGGCCTTCGTGCTC
The nucleotide sequence above comes from Bradyrhizobium sp. NDS-1. Encoded proteins:
- a CDS encoding adenylate/guanylate cyclase domain-containing protein: MAIAPAQTSELVRAISVRQVRLICGVILFAYVVSHFLNHALGNISVESMEAGVYYHTLFWQFLPVSIVFYSAALTHMGLGIYALYQRRQFRWRTIEPLQLLLGLSIPALVMGHVIGVRLGYTLYDHQKLYPQELYLFFVAAPGRLWQMTILLLIAWVHGCIGIYFWLRLKPFFPRAAPYLLAAAVLVPTLSLLGIYQGGRSVAIEADDREWRTQNLARRQVGTVAENNTLDRITGGLTIGYFGLLALALAARGVRALRERRGGMVALSYGNGKTVRVPKGLSVLEASLRHNVPHASVCGGRARCSTCRIRIIGDHGALPTPSQREAFVLTRVGTADPSIRLACQLRPTSDLSFFQLFMPHTNAADGLASTPTRIGQERYLVSLFVDMRGSTQLAEKRLPFDTVFIVNRFLGAVSQAVIENGGQPNQFVGDGMLALFGLTADPQEACRQALKAASGIATHIDELNELLSHDLRQPIRFGIGIHGGEVIIGDIGYRDHIVFTALGDAVNVAARLQDMTKTLACEAVVSEEVRRSAGLADDALPQQEVAIRGRDEPLAVRVVADARELAALVDGNARVAA